The Neovison vison isolate M4711 chromosome 5, ASM_NN_V1, whole genome shotgun sequence genome includes a region encoding these proteins:
- the TSC22D1 gene encoding TSC22 domain family protein 1 isoform X5, giving the protein MHQPPESTAAAAAADISARKMAHPAMFPRRGSGSGSASALNAAGTGVGSSATSSEDFPPPSLLQPPPPAASSTSGPQPPPPQSLNLLSQAQLQAQPLAPGGTQMKKKSGFQITSVTPAQISASISSNNSIAEDTESYDDLDESHTEDLSSSEILDVSLSRATDLGEPERSSSEETLNNFQEAETPGAVSPNQPHLPQPHLPHLPQQNVVINGNAHPHHLHHHHHIHHGHHLHHGHHHPSHAGVASTSIPGGPPSSPVSRKLSATGSSDSVMPAVPTSAVSSGGSPASVMTNIRAPSITGSIGTSSVSGTNTMNTVNITAVGSFNPSVTSSMLSNASVNASNIPSAASVSVGPGVSSGVNVNILSGMGNGTISSSAVVSSAPNAAAGMTVGSVSSQQQQPTVNTSRFRVVKLDSSSEPFKKGRWTCTEFYEKDNAAPAAEGVAMNKVVETVKQNPAEVTSERESTSGSSVSSSVSTLSHYTESVGSGEMGAPTVVVQPQPQPPTLQGMALQQVDFSSSGPPSISQSQITQVQLQPQELSYPQKQGLQPVPLQATLSAATGIQPPPVSVVGVTSALGQQPSISSLAQPQLPYPQTAPPVQAPLPGAPPQQLQYGQQQPAVSTQMVPSHGKAVTQNPASEYVQQPPILQTAVSSGQPSAAGVGAGTAAMPTAQPQSIQLPVQPAAIQAQPAGASVQPVGQAQAAVSVVPPGSQIANIGQQASIPTAVQGPSTQVTPSVIPQGAPPSSQIVPPAPTAIIHQGVQTSASSLPQQLVLAPQSTLLTVPPQPQGVESVAQVSQPLPAVSPLPSASSISVTNQVSSTGPSGMPSAPTNLVPPQNIAQTPATQNGNLVQSVSQPPLIATSINLPLAQQIPLSSTQFSAQSLAQAIGSQIEDARRPAEPSLVGLPQTISGDSGGMSAVSDGSSSSLAASASLFPLKVLPLTTPLVDGEDESCWYISKLAGRARRK; this is encoded by the coding sequence AGACATTAGTGCTAGGAAGATGGCGCACCCGGCAATGTTCCCTAGAAGGGGCAGCGGTAGTGGCAGCGCCTCTGCTCTCAATGCAGCAGGTACCGGCGTTGGTAGTAGTGCCACATCTTCCGAGGATTTTCCGCCTCCGTCGCTGCTCCAGCCGCCACCTCCTGCAGCATCTTCTACGTCGGGACCACAGCCTCCGCCTCCACAAAGCCTGAACCTCCTTTCGCAGGCTCAGCTGCAGGCACAGCCTCTTGCTCCAGGCGGAActcagatgaaaaagaaaagtggctTCCAGATAACGAGCGTTACCCCGGCTCAGATCTCCGCCAGCATCAGCTCTAACAACAGTATAGCAGAGGACACTGAGAGCTATGATGATCTGGACGAATCTCACACGGAAGATCTGTCTTCTTCCGAGATCCTTGATGTGTCACTTTCCAGGGCTACTGACTTGGGGGAGCCTGAACGCAGCTCCTCAGAAGAGACTCTGAATAACTTCCAGGAAGCTGAGACACCTGGGGCAGTTTCTCCCAACCAGCCCCACCTTCCGCAGCCTCATTTGCCTCACCTTCCCCAACAGAATGTTGTGATCAATGGGAATGCTCATCCACACcacctccatcaccaccatcacatTCATCACGGGCACCACCTACACCATGGGCACCACCATCCATCCCATGCTGGTGTGGCCAGTACATCCATTCCCGGAGGGCCACCCTCGAGTCCAGTATCCAGAAAACTCTCGGCCACGGGAAGCTCTGACAGTGTTATGCCAGCTGTACCAACTTCTGCTGTCTCATCGGGTGGCTCACCTGCATCTGTAATGACTAATATCCGTGCTCCAAGTATTACCGGCAGTATAGGTACAAGTTCTGTTTCTGGCACGaatacaatgaatactgttaacaTTACTGCTGTGGGTAGTTTTAATCCTAGTGTGACGAGCAGCATGCTTAGTAATGCTAGTGTAAATGCAAGCAATATTCCTAGTGCTGCTAGTGTGAGCGTGGGGCCTGGAGTTAGCAGCGGTGTTAATGTGAATATCTTGAGTGGCATGGGCAATGGTACTATTTCTTCCTCCGCTGTTGTCAGCAGTGCCCCTAACGCAGCTGCAGGGATGACTGTGGGATCTGTTTCAAGTCAGCAGCAACAGCCAACAGTTAACACGTCCAGGTTTAGAGTTGTGAAGTTAGATTCTAGTTCCGAACCCTTTAAAAAAGGTAGATGGACTTGCACCGAGTTCTATGAGAAAGACAATGCTGCACCTGCTGCAGAAGGTGTGGCGATGAATAAAGTGGTGGAAACAGTAAAGCAAAACCCAGCAGAAGTGACTTCTGAGAGGGAGAGCACTAGTGGGAGCTCAGTGAGCAGTAGTGTCAGCACACTGAGTCACTACACAGAGAGTGTGGGAAGTGGAGAGATGGGAGCCCCGACTGTGGTGGTgcagccgcagccgcagccgccAACTCTTCAAGGTATGGCTCTTCAGCAGGTGGATTTCAGCAGCTCTGGTCCTCCGAGTATCTCTCAGTCGCAGATCACTCAAGTACAATTACAGCCTCAAGAACTGAGCTATCCTCAAAAGCAAGGTCTTCAGCCAGTACCTCTGCAAGCCACGCTCAGTGCTGCCACTGGTATCCAGCCACCACCTGTTAGCGTGGTTGGTGTAACTTCAGCTTTAGGTCAGCAGCCTTCCATTTCCAGTTTGGCTCAACCCCAACTGCCATATCCTCAGACGGCTCCTCCAGTGCAGGCTCCCCTTCCAGGGGCCCCACCCCAACAGTTACAGTATGGACAGCAGCAACCGGCTGTTTCTACGCAGATGGTCCCAAGCCATGGCAAAGCAGTGACTCAGAATCCTGCTTCAGAATATGTACAGCAGCCACCGATTCTCCAAACAGCGGTGTCCTCGGGACAGCCCAGCGCTGCAGGAGTGGGAGCAGGAACAGCAGCCATGCCTACGGCCCAGCCACAGAGTATCCAGCTGCCAGTGCAGCCCGCAGCAATCCAAGCACAACCTGCAGGGGCATCTGTCCAGCCTGTTGGCCAGGCTCAGGCGGCTGTATCTGTTGTACCTCCTGGCAGTCAGATTGCAAATATTGGTCAACAAGCGAGCATACCTACTGCAGTGCAGGGACCCTCTACCCAAGTCACACCTTCAGTTATTCCGCAAGGTGCTCCTCCATCTTCACAGATAGTCCCACCTGCTCCAACTGCGATTATTCATCAGGGAGTTCAAACTAGTGCTTCAAGCCTTCCTCAACAGTTGGTCCTTGCACCCCAAAGTACCTTGTTAACTGTGCCTCCCCAGCCTCAAGGAGTAGAATCAGTAGCTCAAGTTTCGCAGCCGTTGCCTGCAGTTAGCCCTTTGCCCTCTGCTAGTAGTATTTCTGTTACAAATCAGGTTAGTTCAACCGGTCCTTCTGGAATGCCTTCTGCCCCAACAAACTTGGTTCCACCACAGAATATAGCACAAACCCCTGCCACTCAAAATGGCAATTTGGTTCAAAGTGTTAGCCAACCTCCCTTGATAGCAACTAGTATaaatctgcctttggcacaaCAGATCCCACTAAGTTCTACTCAGTTCTCCGCACAATCATTAGCTCAGGCAATTGGAAGCCAAATTGAAGATGCCAGGCGCCCAGCGGAACCCTCCTTAGTTGGCTTACCTCAGACTATCAGTGGTGACAGTGGGGGAATGTCAGCAGTCTCAGATGGGAGTAGCAGCAGCCTAGCAGCCTCTGCTTCTCTTTTCCCGTTGAAGGTGCTACCGCTGACGACACCCCTGGTGGATGGCGAGGATGAGAG
- the TSC22D1 gene encoding TSC22 domain family protein 1 isoform X4, translating to MHQPPESTAAAAAADISARKMAHPAMFPRRGSGSGSASALNAAGTGVGSSATSSEDFPPPSLLQPPPPAASSTSGPQPPPPQSLNLLSQAQLQAQPLAPGGTQMKKKSGFQITSVTPAQISASISSNNSIAEDTESYDDLDESHTEDLSSSEILDVSLSRATDLGEPERSSSEETLNNFQEAETPGAVSPNQPHLPQPHLPHLPQQNVVINGNAHPHHLHHHHHIHHGHHLHHGHHHPSHAGVASTSIPGGPPSSPVSRKLSATGSSDSVMPAVPTSAVSSGGSPASVMTNIRAPSITGSIGTSSVSGTNTMNTVNITAVGSFNPSVTSSMLSNASVNASNIPSAASVSVGPGVSSGVNVNILSGMGNGTISSSAVVSSAPNAAAGMTVGSVSSQQQQPTVNTSRFRVVKLDSSSEPFKKGRWTCTEFYEKDNAAPAAEGVAMNKVVETVKQNPAEVTSERESTSGSSVSSSVSTLSHYTESVGSGEMGAPTVVVQPQPQPPTLQGMALQQVDFSSSGPPSISQSQITQVQLQPQELSYPQKQGLQPVPLQATLSAATGIQPPPVSVVGVTSALGQQPSISSLAQPQLPYPQTAPPVQAPLPGAPPQQLQYGQQQPAVSTQMVPSHGKAVTQNPASEYVQQPPILQTAVSSGQPSAAGVGAGTAAMPTAQPQSIQLPVQPAAIQAQPAGASVQPVGQAQAAVSVVPPGSQIANIGQQASIPTAVQGPSTQVTPSVIPQGAPPSSQIVPPAPTAIIHQGVQTSASSLPQQLVLAPQSTLLTVPPQPQGVESVAQVSQPLPAVSPLPSASSISVTNQVSSTGPSGMPSAPTNLVPPQNIAQTPATQNGNLVQSVSQPPLIATSINLPLAQQIPLSSTQFSAQSLAQAIGSQIEDARRPAEPSLVGLPQTISGDSGGMSAVSDGSSSSLAASASLFPLKVLPLTTPLVDGEDESSLFQCFSPTRGARSDPRTTDTAKTTESF from the coding sequence AGACATTAGTGCTAGGAAGATGGCGCACCCGGCAATGTTCCCTAGAAGGGGCAGCGGTAGTGGCAGCGCCTCTGCTCTCAATGCAGCAGGTACCGGCGTTGGTAGTAGTGCCACATCTTCCGAGGATTTTCCGCCTCCGTCGCTGCTCCAGCCGCCACCTCCTGCAGCATCTTCTACGTCGGGACCACAGCCTCCGCCTCCACAAAGCCTGAACCTCCTTTCGCAGGCTCAGCTGCAGGCACAGCCTCTTGCTCCAGGCGGAActcagatgaaaaagaaaagtggctTCCAGATAACGAGCGTTACCCCGGCTCAGATCTCCGCCAGCATCAGCTCTAACAACAGTATAGCAGAGGACACTGAGAGCTATGATGATCTGGACGAATCTCACACGGAAGATCTGTCTTCTTCCGAGATCCTTGATGTGTCACTTTCCAGGGCTACTGACTTGGGGGAGCCTGAACGCAGCTCCTCAGAAGAGACTCTGAATAACTTCCAGGAAGCTGAGACACCTGGGGCAGTTTCTCCCAACCAGCCCCACCTTCCGCAGCCTCATTTGCCTCACCTTCCCCAACAGAATGTTGTGATCAATGGGAATGCTCATCCACACcacctccatcaccaccatcacatTCATCACGGGCACCACCTACACCATGGGCACCACCATCCATCCCATGCTGGTGTGGCCAGTACATCCATTCCCGGAGGGCCACCCTCGAGTCCAGTATCCAGAAAACTCTCGGCCACGGGAAGCTCTGACAGTGTTATGCCAGCTGTACCAACTTCTGCTGTCTCATCGGGTGGCTCACCTGCATCTGTAATGACTAATATCCGTGCTCCAAGTATTACCGGCAGTATAGGTACAAGTTCTGTTTCTGGCACGaatacaatgaatactgttaacaTTACTGCTGTGGGTAGTTTTAATCCTAGTGTGACGAGCAGCATGCTTAGTAATGCTAGTGTAAATGCAAGCAATATTCCTAGTGCTGCTAGTGTGAGCGTGGGGCCTGGAGTTAGCAGCGGTGTTAATGTGAATATCTTGAGTGGCATGGGCAATGGTACTATTTCTTCCTCCGCTGTTGTCAGCAGTGCCCCTAACGCAGCTGCAGGGATGACTGTGGGATCTGTTTCAAGTCAGCAGCAACAGCCAACAGTTAACACGTCCAGGTTTAGAGTTGTGAAGTTAGATTCTAGTTCCGAACCCTTTAAAAAAGGTAGATGGACTTGCACCGAGTTCTATGAGAAAGACAATGCTGCACCTGCTGCAGAAGGTGTGGCGATGAATAAAGTGGTGGAAACAGTAAAGCAAAACCCAGCAGAAGTGACTTCTGAGAGGGAGAGCACTAGTGGGAGCTCAGTGAGCAGTAGTGTCAGCACACTGAGTCACTACACAGAGAGTGTGGGAAGTGGAGAGATGGGAGCCCCGACTGTGGTGGTgcagccgcagccgcagccgccAACTCTTCAAGGTATGGCTCTTCAGCAGGTGGATTTCAGCAGCTCTGGTCCTCCGAGTATCTCTCAGTCGCAGATCACTCAAGTACAATTACAGCCTCAAGAACTGAGCTATCCTCAAAAGCAAGGTCTTCAGCCAGTACCTCTGCAAGCCACGCTCAGTGCTGCCACTGGTATCCAGCCACCACCTGTTAGCGTGGTTGGTGTAACTTCAGCTTTAGGTCAGCAGCCTTCCATTTCCAGTTTGGCTCAACCCCAACTGCCATATCCTCAGACGGCTCCTCCAGTGCAGGCTCCCCTTCCAGGGGCCCCACCCCAACAGTTACAGTATGGACAGCAGCAACCGGCTGTTTCTACGCAGATGGTCCCAAGCCATGGCAAAGCAGTGACTCAGAATCCTGCTTCAGAATATGTACAGCAGCCACCGATTCTCCAAACAGCGGTGTCCTCGGGACAGCCCAGCGCTGCAGGAGTGGGAGCAGGAACAGCAGCCATGCCTACGGCCCAGCCACAGAGTATCCAGCTGCCAGTGCAGCCCGCAGCAATCCAAGCACAACCTGCAGGGGCATCTGTCCAGCCTGTTGGCCAGGCTCAGGCGGCTGTATCTGTTGTACCTCCTGGCAGTCAGATTGCAAATATTGGTCAACAAGCGAGCATACCTACTGCAGTGCAGGGACCCTCTACCCAAGTCACACCTTCAGTTATTCCGCAAGGTGCTCCTCCATCTTCACAGATAGTCCCACCTGCTCCAACTGCGATTATTCATCAGGGAGTTCAAACTAGTGCTTCAAGCCTTCCTCAACAGTTGGTCCTTGCACCCCAAAGTACCTTGTTAACTGTGCCTCCCCAGCCTCAAGGAGTAGAATCAGTAGCTCAAGTTTCGCAGCCGTTGCCTGCAGTTAGCCCTTTGCCCTCTGCTAGTAGTATTTCTGTTACAAATCAGGTTAGTTCAACCGGTCCTTCTGGAATGCCTTCTGCCCCAACAAACTTGGTTCCACCACAGAATATAGCACAAACCCCTGCCACTCAAAATGGCAATTTGGTTCAAAGTGTTAGCCAACCTCCCTTGATAGCAACTAGTATaaatctgcctttggcacaaCAGATCCCACTAAGTTCTACTCAGTTCTCCGCACAATCATTAGCTCAGGCAATTGGAAGCCAAATTGAAGATGCCAGGCGCCCAGCGGAACCCTCCTTAGTTGGCTTACCTCAGACTATCAGTGGTGACAGTGGGGGAATGTCAGCAGTCTCAGATGGGAGTAGCAGCAGCCTAGCAGCCTCTGCTTCTCTTTTCCCGTTGAAGGTGCTACCGCTGACGACACCCCTGGTGGATGGCGAGGATGAGAG
- the TSC22D1 gene encoding TSC22 domain family protein 1 isoform X3, whose translation MHQPPESTAAAAAADISARKMAHPAMFPRRGSGSGSASALNAAGTGVGSSATSSEDFPPPSLLQPPPPAASSTSGPQPPPPQSLNLLSQAQLQAQPLAPGGTQMKKKSGFQITSVTPAQISASISSNNSIAEDTESYDDLDESHTEDLSSSEILDVSLSRATDLGEPERSSSEETLNNFQEAETPGAVSPNQPHLPQPHLPHLPQQNVVINGNAHPHHLHHHHHIHHGHHLHHGHHHPSHAGVASTSIPGGPPSSPVSRKLSATGSSDSVMPAVPTSAVSSGGSPASVMTNIRAPSITGSIGTSSVSGTNTMNTVNITAVGSFNPSVTSSMLSNASVNASNIPSAASVSVGPGVSSGVNVNILSGMGNGTISSSAVVSSAPNAAAGMTVGSVSSQQQQPTVNTSRFRVVKLDSSSEPFKKGRWTCTEFYEKDNAAPAAEGVAMNKVVETVKQNPAEVTSERESTSGSSVSSSVSTLSHYTESVGSGEMGAPTVVVQPQPQPPTLQGMALQQVDFSSSGPPSISQSQITQVQLQPQELSYPQKQGLQPVPLQATLSAATGIQPPPVSVVGVTSALGQQPSISSLAQPQLPYPQTAPPVQAPLPGAPPQQLQYGQQQPAVSTQMVPSHGKAVTQNPASEYVQQPPILQTAVSSGQPSAAGVGAGTAAMPTAQPQSIQLPVQPAAIQAQPAGASVQPVGQAQAAVSVVPPGSQIANIGQQASIPTAVQGPSTQVTPSVIPQGAPPSSQIVPPAPTAIIHQGVQTSASSLPQQLVLAPQSTLLTVPPQPQGVESVAQVSQPLPAVSPLPSASSISVTNQVSSTGPSGMPSAPTNLVPPQNIAQTPATQNGNLVQSVSQPPLIATSINLPLAQQIPLSSTQFSAQSLAQAIGSQIEDARRPAEPSLVGLPQTISGDSGGMSAVSDGSSSSLAASASLFPLKVLPLTTPLVDGEDESASLLPEVQGVILEPQIQPRPRRAFDVRGPLSPLNPWRQNIQLLERVGKDNKQISFNW comes from the coding sequence AGACATTAGTGCTAGGAAGATGGCGCACCCGGCAATGTTCCCTAGAAGGGGCAGCGGTAGTGGCAGCGCCTCTGCTCTCAATGCAGCAGGTACCGGCGTTGGTAGTAGTGCCACATCTTCCGAGGATTTTCCGCCTCCGTCGCTGCTCCAGCCGCCACCTCCTGCAGCATCTTCTACGTCGGGACCACAGCCTCCGCCTCCACAAAGCCTGAACCTCCTTTCGCAGGCTCAGCTGCAGGCACAGCCTCTTGCTCCAGGCGGAActcagatgaaaaagaaaagtggctTCCAGATAACGAGCGTTACCCCGGCTCAGATCTCCGCCAGCATCAGCTCTAACAACAGTATAGCAGAGGACACTGAGAGCTATGATGATCTGGACGAATCTCACACGGAAGATCTGTCTTCTTCCGAGATCCTTGATGTGTCACTTTCCAGGGCTACTGACTTGGGGGAGCCTGAACGCAGCTCCTCAGAAGAGACTCTGAATAACTTCCAGGAAGCTGAGACACCTGGGGCAGTTTCTCCCAACCAGCCCCACCTTCCGCAGCCTCATTTGCCTCACCTTCCCCAACAGAATGTTGTGATCAATGGGAATGCTCATCCACACcacctccatcaccaccatcacatTCATCACGGGCACCACCTACACCATGGGCACCACCATCCATCCCATGCTGGTGTGGCCAGTACATCCATTCCCGGAGGGCCACCCTCGAGTCCAGTATCCAGAAAACTCTCGGCCACGGGAAGCTCTGACAGTGTTATGCCAGCTGTACCAACTTCTGCTGTCTCATCGGGTGGCTCACCTGCATCTGTAATGACTAATATCCGTGCTCCAAGTATTACCGGCAGTATAGGTACAAGTTCTGTTTCTGGCACGaatacaatgaatactgttaacaTTACTGCTGTGGGTAGTTTTAATCCTAGTGTGACGAGCAGCATGCTTAGTAATGCTAGTGTAAATGCAAGCAATATTCCTAGTGCTGCTAGTGTGAGCGTGGGGCCTGGAGTTAGCAGCGGTGTTAATGTGAATATCTTGAGTGGCATGGGCAATGGTACTATTTCTTCCTCCGCTGTTGTCAGCAGTGCCCCTAACGCAGCTGCAGGGATGACTGTGGGATCTGTTTCAAGTCAGCAGCAACAGCCAACAGTTAACACGTCCAGGTTTAGAGTTGTGAAGTTAGATTCTAGTTCCGAACCCTTTAAAAAAGGTAGATGGACTTGCACCGAGTTCTATGAGAAAGACAATGCTGCACCTGCTGCAGAAGGTGTGGCGATGAATAAAGTGGTGGAAACAGTAAAGCAAAACCCAGCAGAAGTGACTTCTGAGAGGGAGAGCACTAGTGGGAGCTCAGTGAGCAGTAGTGTCAGCACACTGAGTCACTACACAGAGAGTGTGGGAAGTGGAGAGATGGGAGCCCCGACTGTGGTGGTgcagccgcagccgcagccgccAACTCTTCAAGGTATGGCTCTTCAGCAGGTGGATTTCAGCAGCTCTGGTCCTCCGAGTATCTCTCAGTCGCAGATCACTCAAGTACAATTACAGCCTCAAGAACTGAGCTATCCTCAAAAGCAAGGTCTTCAGCCAGTACCTCTGCAAGCCACGCTCAGTGCTGCCACTGGTATCCAGCCACCACCTGTTAGCGTGGTTGGTGTAACTTCAGCTTTAGGTCAGCAGCCTTCCATTTCCAGTTTGGCTCAACCCCAACTGCCATATCCTCAGACGGCTCCTCCAGTGCAGGCTCCCCTTCCAGGGGCCCCACCCCAACAGTTACAGTATGGACAGCAGCAACCGGCTGTTTCTACGCAGATGGTCCCAAGCCATGGCAAAGCAGTGACTCAGAATCCTGCTTCAGAATATGTACAGCAGCCACCGATTCTCCAAACAGCGGTGTCCTCGGGACAGCCCAGCGCTGCAGGAGTGGGAGCAGGAACAGCAGCCATGCCTACGGCCCAGCCACAGAGTATCCAGCTGCCAGTGCAGCCCGCAGCAATCCAAGCACAACCTGCAGGGGCATCTGTCCAGCCTGTTGGCCAGGCTCAGGCGGCTGTATCTGTTGTACCTCCTGGCAGTCAGATTGCAAATATTGGTCAACAAGCGAGCATACCTACTGCAGTGCAGGGACCCTCTACCCAAGTCACACCTTCAGTTATTCCGCAAGGTGCTCCTCCATCTTCACAGATAGTCCCACCTGCTCCAACTGCGATTATTCATCAGGGAGTTCAAACTAGTGCTTCAAGCCTTCCTCAACAGTTGGTCCTTGCACCCCAAAGTACCTTGTTAACTGTGCCTCCCCAGCCTCAAGGAGTAGAATCAGTAGCTCAAGTTTCGCAGCCGTTGCCTGCAGTTAGCCCTTTGCCCTCTGCTAGTAGTATTTCTGTTACAAATCAGGTTAGTTCAACCGGTCCTTCTGGAATGCCTTCTGCCCCAACAAACTTGGTTCCACCACAGAATATAGCACAAACCCCTGCCACTCAAAATGGCAATTTGGTTCAAAGTGTTAGCCAACCTCCCTTGATAGCAACTAGTATaaatctgcctttggcacaaCAGATCCCACTAAGTTCTACTCAGTTCTCCGCACAATCATTAGCTCAGGCAATTGGAAGCCAAATTGAAGATGCCAGGCGCCCAGCGGAACCCTCCTTAGTTGGCTTACCTCAGACTATCAGTGGTGACAGTGGGGGAATGTCAGCAGTCTCAGATGGGAGTAGCAGCAGCCTAGCAGCCTCTGCTTCTCTTTTCCCGTTGAAGGTGCTACCGCTGACGACACCCCTGGTGGATGGCGAGGATGAGAG